gtcatggttggatggtagttgggttgaattatgaatgttggagtgttgtgattatgaatacgttataaatgacatctaggccatgaaataagtaatatatacgaggaaacgcgatagtaagctataaatgtggagaaattaaagagaaatagtggattgtggtcaatgtatataaatgatgattgttgattacgatattgtgaatgttgtcgtgagcgtgtgggagttgatatagcatatgggaaaagtagtataaaccaaggaagtactacccaaattttccctagaatttgtaacgcgttcttatagtcgaattaactaacgatagtgcgaattctctcttgaaggtagaaagtgATATCGAaagagaacaagcgaacgatagcttagttaaacatcaaaggtatgtgaggctagtcctttctttctaatggcatgaatcttctagcatgatttttcttcctctccatgagttcctatattcgagaaagctaaaagcctatgtttatgaatagcaatataagataagagacatgacatgatgatcctataatgatgacgatgttatttattgcttacactcaccttatgtgctaattccttcaaggtgaggcagaatgtcaatgattactccataatgaaatcgggggatcacgaccttacgtcacatcgataaagtaaagttgttcatacgcattatgcatgtattatgataagtatattatgatgagtatgtatgatgatgatataacaccgcgcctatttggctgggcagtcaccgctaaggcgggcagctatacgatacaccatggctaaatggcatgggtagacaccactagtgggcggcatgagatagtaccccagacgcgggaggcctggacgcaggctaatgttatgactatcacaccgatccgatatggacgggcagcttatatattactacaccgtacctatatgggtggaaaacttatacattatgcatatatgacatgatgatgattatgagtaagccaacatacattatttcttttacacttgacagtcagatacagttattccatattgatatttttttctatcattgccttatttccttgtttatgcctctcatactcagtacaatgttcgtactgacgtccgttttctttggacgctgtgttcatgcccataggtagacagggaggagagctcgacccagaccagtagtagctgtcagctgattgaaagcactcctttgttcggaggtgcttatgatgatcctcttgtgtatagtcatatatatgtatttttgggcatgacggggtcttgtcccgtccttatgttttgcactctagtagaggcttgtagatgcgcagtgtgggttagatggtctcacgagatgctattatatgtatatattattttgagccgagggtctttcggaaacagccgtcctaccttggtaggagtaaggtctgcgtacactctaccctccccagaccccacgatgtgggatttcactgggttgttgttgttattgttgtattattttgatggccgagaggcatatgtatataaaagtatttatgtttccacacgaaatatgattttcttaccatttgagtataaaagttgataaaagagcattaaatgagtaagatgagtagtagaacgagtggtgctcggtggctagccccgggtacccgtcacggccctagccgggtcgtgacaagaagatTGAAGAAGCTGATCAAGTTCACATGAAGACATATGAAGCAGCTAtgtgtttgtcatcatcaaaaagaggCAAATTGTTGAGTAGCTGGTGACTCGATAGTCGTTGCTGAGTTATTTTGGTGATTTAACAAACAATGTACCCAAAGACAATCAAGGGAGTTATAAGAAAGACATTTAAGAACCAGAAGTCCAAATATATCTCCAAGGGATTTAATGAAGCAGTCACAATATCAGAGGAACTGCTCGAGGGAACTGATCCTTATCATGCAACACTAGAGATTGTCGAAGAGCGTTTCATTCCAACAGTGAGAAACTGGAATAATGACTCATTCCTATTTGATGAAAGGTTGGATTACGAGTTATGAAAATATTACCATAAACTGAACAATATGAAATTAGCATTGAAGTATGAAAAAGGTAAGCCGTGTCGCATACAAGGAAAGAAGGAAAATCCAAATCGAATAAGGATTTGTTTTCGGATACAGTTATGAAACCGATACTTAGTTGGGTTCAACAAGACAAGGCGCCAACTATTTCTATATAAACACAGCGCGAACAAGTTTTGAAGCTTAACCTTGATTAAGATACAATTCTAATGTGAGGAAAAAGTGAGCGGAGTCAACACCTAGTTTCTAGCAGAACCAACTACAAAGAACCCAAGCTTATCAAGATTTATATTTCAGTTCTTTGTTTGTAATAGTTAGGTTTGAATTTCAGTTATATCTATTTACCTTTTTAAGTATTTTGTAATAGGTGTTTGTATCGAGTTGTAAAGGACCTCTTGAATGGGTAGAGTCATTGAGGTGTTCCTAGCAGTTTGACGCTGTTGTAGCGTAAGTGGCTAGAAGCGGGACTGTTAAGAACAATTCCATAGGTGTACAAGGCATTGTAACCTTAAACTACTCGTGTTTAATGATGTTTGAGAAAGTCATATAAGAGATAGGTCGTGGATGTTTCCTTCCTTTAGGAAAGAGCTTGCCTTGCAAAAATCCTTGTTGATTTACTTATTCCGTAATTTACCTTTTTGCATAATTACAGTAGTCCGGTTCTTTTAAAAAAGAGGAGACAACATTTTGTTTCACGTTTACCAACTATGACTATAAATTAAATATTTTCAAGCATTTGGCTATAATTGAAATTAAAGGGAGGAAGATAACCAAGCAATGAAATTTTTACTCTTTTAAGAGGGAACAAAAGATAAAGAGCAAAATATCGCACAAAACCAAAATCAGATGGCATGAGACGCGTCAAAGTTCAAATGTAAAAGCATCATCCACTGCAATCTGCATTCCCAGTTGAGAACGAAACCAAGTCACCTCCTTTCCCTACCTATTAAATTTGACAGCGATCCATAACCAATCCACCATATTTTTCCTCTCCCCAAAACCCTATTTAATGTCCACATTTGCTGCATAATCTCACAACCGATTTGGATAGAATAATGATAAAGAGTACCGTTGATGACAACGGCCACGCCCAAATTCCTGATCAACAACATCACTGCCACTGTTGCCATTTTCTTCATCAACAAAAGCCCATACCAAAGTGCTTACCGAAACGCATAATCTTGGTTCGTCACGGCGAAAGCGAAGGTAATAAAGACGACGCTATGTACACCGTAACCCCTGATTATAGGATCCCATTAACTCCTAAAGGAATTGGTCAAGCTAAAGAAGCTGGGTCCCGAATTTTCAATGTTGTTTCTGATAATGGCACGTCGGATAATTGGAAGGTTTATTTCTATGTGTCTCCGTATGTGAGGACACGTTCTACGTTAAGGGAGATTGGTAGGGCGTTTTCGAGAAGGAGAGTGCTTGGTGTGAGGGAAGAATGTAGAATTAGAGAACAGGATTTTGGGAACTTTCAAGTGGCGGAGAGGATGAAAGTGATTAAGGAGACGAGAGAGAGATTTGGACGATTCTTTTATCGATTTCCTGAGGGAGAATCTGCTGCTGATGTTTATGATAGAGTTTCCAGTAAGATCCTTTTCTCTCCTTTCTATGTAGttgggggtcgtttggtagctgatTAGAGTTATGCACGGTAATTAGTTATAAGGAAATCAATATACTCTCCCTCCGTCCcagtttatgtgatatagtttgactaggcacggagtttaacTAGGAAAGGAAGAATTTTGAAACCTGTCATCTAAAACTAGAAATAGATATTTGTATGACTGGAAATCATTTCACAtaaaattgggacagagggagtattattttatgCACATATTAGTTATGTCAGGTTTAGTCATTCCACCTTCTATCCTGCATACATTAATACACAGGTTCCTTCGTAACTTATACATCTGTTAGTTATgcgggtttctaaattgcaaaccaagCACCGTATTCGCTACCAGACGAGTTATTACTTATGCAGAatttaatacctgcataactcacCTCCAAACAAGCtatcaaacgaccccttaggATTCAACTTATATACACTAATTGTATAAAGTACTTTTAGCTAATCAGTGTATCTTTGCATAGCAAGTTATTTGCCAAATTAGATTTACTATagagctatgttgctcggactctccaaaaatgatgccgcatccgtgtcggatccttcaaaaa
This is a stretch of genomic DNA from Lycium barbarum isolate Lr01 unplaced genomic scaffold, ASM1917538v2 unchr_scaffold_98, whole genome shotgun sequence. It encodes these proteins:
- the LOC132625800 gene encoding phosphoglycerate mutase-like protein AT74H, coding for MIKSTVDDNGHAQIPDQQHHCHCCHFLHQQKPIPKCLPKRIILVRHGESEGNKDDAMYTVTPDYRIPLTPKGIGQAKEAGSRIFNVVSDNGTSDNWKVYFYVSPYVRTRSTLREIGRAFSRRRVLGVREECRIREQDFGNFQVAERMKVIKETRERFGRFFYRFPEGESAADVYDRVSSFLESLWRDIDMNRLHHDPNDDLNLVIISHGLASRVFLMKWFKWTVEQFEYLNNLGNCEFRVIQLGLGGEYSLAVHHTEEEMLEWGLSPEMISDQKWRAHASRSSWNDKCSWYLDAFFDHLANSDDDDYDEVKSNFSD